The Hoplias malabaricus isolate fHopMal1 chromosome 9, fHopMal1.hap1, whole genome shotgun sequence genome contains a region encoding:
- the LOC136707897 gene encoding F-box only protein 24-like → MKRKHKLHHVEQQCRNFTAPPILKKRRTETPPDLKETPAISILSLPPEVLENILCRLPVSDVISLGSTCHYLYETSLSRLLWKNLYFQNVTSPVPSNNDKTNWRRLTILKMSQGLVLQRLNSGVRSHCRQNHLTITQTLNTPMALGFRRVMPILNYTLLWDYNGTIFVFHTLTGNWTFMRPFGTDHCSVLCYHAKDFAVDPRSNPIHRKFIYVLVRQEISSNPPEGTGPQTCDYMDVYHWNTHERVRRFSFDPSLSFTQIRLTGLENKRTILLLNDDGQVYSMSLNENELNISRNYSTQLKLKSISQQLPDHPIKQIHTSLNSILYVTDNGSVFTEVHTRTVFHNMFGSYAGYDQSDVQTFFPVMLTHKVVKCSLGLMHLCLLDNHGRLFMQGSNRYGQLGTGDKIDRGEPTMVLVSMAPVDVWCGLNHTLVLMETQSGDKQVQSCGCGSRGRLPGCPEGSPVFVTLNIEAPRTATSLCSSRECLYLICSHDVDEPPAIRYIPPGVEDEDHERQQDEEIQQLHSYLCLLDRYDSTKMQIATLQTAINQHLTGLSGLHRAFLDTALTIVLQTSTTAAQQLSNE, encoded by the exons atgaaGAGAAAACATAAACTACATCATGTCGAACAACAGTGTAGGAATTTTACAGCACCACCTATT CTTAAAAAGAGGAGAACTGAGACTCCGCCTGACCTAAAAGAAACTCCAGCCATCTCAATCCTGTCATTGCCACCTGAAGTG CTTGAGAACATCCTCTGTAGGCTCCCAGTCTCTGATGTGATTTCTTTGGGATCCACTTGCCATTATTTATACGAGACAAGCCTTAGTCGGCTGCTTTGGAAGAATCTGTACTTTCAGAATGTGACTAGTCCTGTTCCCAGCAACAATGATAAAACCAACTGGAGGAGGCTGACCATCCTAAAGA TGAGCCAGGGCCTTGTCCTACAGCGTCTTAACAGTGGTGTAAGATCCCACTGTAGGCAGAACCATCTGACAATAACCCAGACATTGAATACACCCATGGCATTGGGCTTCCGTAGGGTGATGCCCATTCTGAACTACACACTTCTCTGGGACTACAACGGCACCATCTTTGTCTTCCATACCCTGACAGGGAATTGGACATTCATGAGGCCCTTCGGCACTGACCACTGTTCTGTACTGTGCTATCATGCCAAAGAT TTTGCCGTGGACCCCCGCAGTAATCCCATACACCGCAAGTTTATCTATGTGCTAGTGAGGCAGGAGATCTCAAGCAATCCCCCAGAGGGCACAGGACCTCAGACATGTGATTATATGGATGTGTACCATTGGAACACCCATGAGAGGGTCCGTCGTTTCAGTTTTGacccctctctcagcttcactcaAATCCGCCTAACCGGACTGGAGAATAAACGCACCATCCTGCTGTTAAATG ATGATGGACAAGTATACTCCATGAGCCTGAATGAGAATGAGCTTAATATTTCTCGCAACTATTCCACACAACTTAAGCTCAAAAGCATTAGCCAACAATTGCCAGACCATCCAATCAAACAGATCCATACCAGTCTCAACAGCATTCTGTATGTTACAG ATAATGGCTCAGTCTTCACTGAAGTGCATACCCGTACGGTCTTCCATAACATGTTTGGATCTTATGCAGGATATGACCAAAGTGATGTGCAAACCTTTTTTCCAGTCATGCTCACACATAAG GTGGTGAAATGCTCTCTGGGTTTGATGCACTTGTGTTTGCTGGATAACCATGGAAGGCTCTTCATGCAGGGCAGTAACCGTTATGGGCAGTTAGGCACTGGAGACAAAATCGATCGGGGCGAGCCCACTATG GTATTGGTATCCATGGCTCCAGTGGATGTATGGTGTGGACTGAACCACACACTGGTCCTGATGGAGACTCAATCTGGAGATAAGCAAGTGCAGAGTTGTGGCTGTGGATCAAGAGGCAGATTACCTGGATGCCCGGAAGGCAGCCCTGTGTTTGTGACACTCAATATTGAA gcCCCACGCACTGCTACATCTCTTTGCTCCTCTAGAGAATGCCTTTACCTCATTTGTTCCCATGATGTTGATGAACCTCCTGCAATTCGGTACATTCCTCCTGGAGTGGAGGATGAAGATCATGAGAGACAACAGGATGAAGAGATTCAGCAACTGCATAGTTACCTTTGTCTATTGGACAGATATGACAGCACCAAAATGCAGATTGCCACACTGCAGACTGCTATCAATCAGCACCTGACTGGCCTAAGTGGTCTTCATAGGGCCTTCCTTGACACAGCACTGACCATAGTCCTTCAAACCTCCACAACAGCGGCACAGCAGCtgtcaaatgaataa